In a single window of the Leifsonia sp. 1010 genome:
- a CDS encoding MFS transporter, with protein MPVLSTRPPWRETFASLRVPNYRRFAASNLVANTAVWMQRIAMDWLVLQLSGSVAAVGVTVFMQFTPMLLFGLWGGVITDRYSKQRLLVITQSCAAALAALLAVLTLTGAIEVWHVYAISFTLGLVTVVDNPARQVFVNELVGPRYLRNAISLNSSIFQLGGLIGPAVGGILITAVGGGWSFAINAVACLAVVFAVATLKRSELHASPAAPRGKGQLAEGMRYVRRKPVIFWTIVMVAVVAVFAFNMPVFLAAYANDVYNVGAQGYGMFNALVAAGALTGALASTRRTSVRLSMVVGTAAALGVVQALAGFAPGELAFGLLLVAIGVGNLLFITAANSLVQMSSNVQIRGRVISLYILVLLGGQALGGPLMGWIVEQVGPHIAMAISGLVPTAAAAVVAVLIARQASLRLRFGLRGRRPVIAIVNRAGKTGQTL; from the coding sequence ATGCCGGTCCTCTCCACCCGGCCGCCGTGGCGCGAGACGTTCGCCTCCCTGCGGGTGCCGAACTACCGCCGGTTCGCGGCGAGCAACCTGGTCGCCAACACGGCGGTGTGGATGCAGCGCATCGCGATGGACTGGCTGGTGCTGCAGCTCTCCGGAAGCGTCGCCGCCGTCGGCGTCACCGTGTTCATGCAGTTCACGCCGATGCTGCTCTTCGGCCTCTGGGGCGGGGTGATCACCGACCGGTACTCCAAGCAGCGGCTGCTCGTGATCACGCAGTCGTGCGCGGCCGCCCTCGCGGCGCTGCTCGCTGTCCTCACCCTGACCGGCGCCATCGAGGTCTGGCACGTCTACGCGATCTCGTTCACCCTCGGTCTCGTCACGGTCGTGGACAACCCGGCACGTCAGGTGTTCGTCAACGAGCTCGTCGGTCCGCGCTACCTGCGCAATGCGATCAGCTTGAACTCGTCGATCTTCCAGCTCGGCGGGCTGATCGGCCCGGCGGTCGGCGGCATCCTCATCACCGCGGTCGGCGGCGGATGGTCGTTCGCCATCAACGCCGTCGCCTGCCTCGCGGTCGTGTTCGCGGTGGCGACGCTCAAGCGGTCGGAGCTGCACGCGTCGCCTGCGGCTCCCCGCGGCAAGGGGCAGCTGGCCGAGGGGATGCGCTACGTCCGCCGCAAGCCGGTGATCTTCTGGACGATCGTCATGGTCGCCGTTGTCGCCGTGTTCGCCTTCAACATGCCGGTGTTCCTCGCCGCCTACGCGAACGACGTCTACAACGTCGGCGCGCAGGGCTACGGGATGTTCAACGCGCTCGTCGCCGCCGGCGCGCTCACCGGCGCACTCGCCTCGACGCGCCGCACCAGCGTCCGGCTGTCGATGGTCGTCGGCACCGCGGCAGCCCTCGGCGTCGTGCAGGCGCTGGCCGGATTCGCCCCGGGCGAGCTGGCGTTCGGGCTGCTGCTCGTCGCCATCGGGGTCGGCAACCTGCTCTTTATCACCGCGGCGAACTCGCTGGTGCAGATGTCGTCGAACGTGCAGATCCGCGGGCGCGTGATCTCGCTGTACATCCTCGTGCTGCTCGGCGGGCAGGCCCTCGGCGGTCCGCTGATGGGGTGGATCGTGGAGCAGGTCGGCCCGCACATCGCCATGGCGATCTCCGGACTCGTGCCCACCGCGGCGGCGGCTGTCGTCGCCGTGCTCATCGCCCGGCAGGCCAGCCTCCGCCTCCGCTTCGGCCTGCGCGGGCGCCGTCCGGTGATCGCGATCGTGAACCGCGCGGGGAAGACCGGCCAGACGCTCTGA
- a CDS encoding sigma-70 family RNA polymerase sigma factor: MNLSVGCIVYEVEVNMPEEDARLLRELHDQHAQAVWRYVVHLTGDRAMADDVVQETLLRAWRKPSVLDQSQQSARTWLFTVARNLVIDGRRSAAHRHEFGTDTLPEHPAPDSEADAVLDAWLVSDALAELSVEHRAVIVHAYYGGRSIAEIARELDIPEGTVKSRLHYGLRALRLALQERGVTER; encoded by the coding sequence ATGAACCTTTCCGTCGGCTGCATCGTGTACGAGGTGGAGGTGAACATGCCGGAGGAGGACGCCCGCCTGCTGCGCGAGCTGCACGACCAGCACGCGCAAGCCGTCTGGCGGTACGTCGTGCACCTCACCGGCGACCGTGCGATGGCCGACGACGTGGTGCAGGAGACCCTCCTGCGCGCCTGGAGGAAGCCCTCCGTGCTCGACCAATCGCAGCAGTCCGCGCGCACCTGGCTCTTCACCGTGGCCCGGAATCTCGTCATCGACGGCCGCCGCAGCGCCGCCCACCGGCACGAGTTCGGCACGGACACGCTGCCGGAGCATCCTGCACCGGACAGCGAGGCGGACGCCGTCCTCGACGCGTGGCTGGTGTCGGACGCCCTGGCGGAGCTGTCCGTCGAGCACCGCGCGGTCATCGTGCACGCCTACTACGGCGGACGTTCGATCGCCGAGATCGCGCGCGAGCTCGACATCCCGGAGGGCACGGTCAAGTCGCGCCTCCACTACGGCCTGCGAGCCCTGAGGCTCGCACTTCAGGAGAGAGGGGTGACGGAACGATGA
- the msrA gene encoding peptide-methionine (S)-S-oxide reductase MsrA: protein MQTFVLAGGCFWCLDAVYRVLRGVQDVVSGYTGGTAVDPTYEEVCTGRTGHAEAVAVTFDPEVIPPSVILDVFFTLHDPRQLNRQGNDIGTQYRSAMFYDSEHQRELFEGARDRAAEYWDGGIVTTIEPLGPFYRAEEYHQDFFAKNPGQGYCLAVALPKVNKIRASYADYVAA, encoded by the coding sequence ATGCAGACCTTCGTGCTGGCAGGCGGATGCTTCTGGTGCCTGGATGCCGTGTACCGCGTGCTCCGCGGCGTGCAGGACGTCGTGTCCGGCTACACCGGCGGGACCGCCGTCGACCCCACCTACGAAGAGGTGTGCACGGGTCGCACCGGGCACGCGGAGGCGGTGGCGGTGACGTTCGACCCCGAGGTCATCCCGCCGAGCGTCATCCTCGACGTCTTCTTCACGCTGCACGACCCGCGGCAGCTGAACCGGCAGGGCAACGACATCGGCACCCAGTACCGTTCGGCGATGTTCTACGACAGCGAGCATCAGCGCGAGCTGTTCGAGGGTGCGCGCGACCGCGCCGCCGAGTACTGGGACGGCGGGATCGTGACCACCATCGAGCCGCTCGGGCCCTTCTACCGCGCGGAGGAGTACCACCAGGACTTCTTCGCGAAGAACCCGGGCCAGGGCTACTGTCTCGCCGTCGCCCTGCCGAAGGTGAACAAGATCCGCGCGTCGTACGCGGACTACGTGGCGGCCTGA
- a CDS encoding Rieske (2Fe-2S) protein encodes MNDHAPLTRRTLVTIGGASAGAVLLAACTPGGGQDANGSGSGSGDGGSSSGGGGTAEVSLASIPVGGAVSATLAGKPIVVSQPTAGQVVAFSAVCTHQGCTVAPQGKEFDCPCHGSKFDATTGDVLNGPARDPLPKLKATVSGDSVTVTA; translated from the coding sequence ATGAACGACCACGCACCGCTCACCCGCCGCACCCTCGTCACGATCGGCGGGGCCTCCGCCGGCGCGGTCCTGCTCGCCGCCTGCACACCCGGCGGCGGACAGGACGCGAACGGATCCGGATCCGGCTCCGGAGACGGCGGGTCGTCCTCGGGCGGCGGCGGCACGGCCGAAGTGTCGCTCGCGTCCATCCCGGTCGGTGGTGCCGTGTCTGCCACGCTCGCGGGCAAGCCCATCGTGGTGTCGCAGCCGACCGCCGGTCAGGTGGTGGCGTTCAGCGCCGTGTGCACGCACCAGGGATGCACGGTCGCGCCGCAGGGCAAGGAGTTCGACTGCCCGTGCCACGGTTCGAAGTTCGACGCGACGACGGGCGATGTGCTCAACGGCCCTGCGCGTGATCCGCTGCCGAAGCTGAAGGCGACCGTGTCGGGCGACTCCGTCACCGTCACCGCGTAG
- the ettA gene encoding energy-dependent translational throttle protein EttA, which produces MAEYIYSMVRARKAVGDKVILDDVTMAFLPGAKIGVVGPNGAGKSTILKIMAGLDTPSNGDAKLSPGYTVGILMQEPELDENKTVLENVQEGVGEIKQKVDRFNEISGLLADPDADFDTLLAEMGTLQEQIDAADAWDLDSQLDQAMDALRCPPGDWPVHTLSGGEKRRVALCKLLLQKPDLLLLDEPTNHLDAESVLWLEQHLAKYHGAVLAVTHDRYFLDHVAEWIAEVDRGHLYPYEGNYSTYLEKKRERLEIQGKKDAKLAKRLSEELDWVRSNAKGRQAKSKARLARYEEMAAEAERTRKLDFEEIQIPPGPRLGQVVIDAKNLEKGFGDRKLIDGLTFTLPRNGIVGVIGPNGVGKTTLFKTIVGLEPLDGGDLKVGETVHISYVDQTRGGIDPNKNVWEVVSDGLDYIQVGKTEVPSRAYVSTFGFKGPDQQKKAGVLSGGERNRLNLALTLKQGGNLLLLDEPTNDLDVETLSSLENALLEFPGCAVVITHDRWFLDRIATHILAYEGTEENPADWYWFEGNFEAYEENKVERLGPDAAKPHRSAYRKLTRD; this is translated from the coding sequence GTGGCCGAATACATTTACTCGATGGTGCGCGCCCGCAAGGCGGTCGGCGACAAGGTGATCCTCGACGATGTCACGATGGCGTTCCTGCCGGGAGCGAAGATCGGCGTCGTGGGTCCGAACGGCGCCGGTAAGTCCACCATCCTGAAGATCATGGCCGGTCTGGACACGCCCTCCAACGGCGATGCCAAGCTCAGCCCCGGATACACCGTCGGCATCCTGATGCAGGAGCCCGAGCTCGACGAGAACAAGACCGTGCTCGAGAACGTCCAGGAGGGCGTGGGCGAGATCAAGCAGAAGGTCGACCGCTTCAACGAGATCTCCGGACTCCTCGCCGACCCGGACGCCGACTTCGACACGCTCCTCGCCGAGATGGGGACGCTGCAGGAGCAGATCGACGCCGCCGACGCGTGGGATCTCGACTCGCAGCTCGACCAGGCGATGGATGCGCTCCGCTGCCCGCCGGGGGACTGGCCGGTCCACACGCTCTCGGGTGGTGAGAAGCGCCGTGTCGCGCTCTGCAAGCTTCTGCTCCAGAAGCCCGACCTCCTGCTCCTCGATGAGCCCACCAACCACCTCGACGCCGAGAGCGTGCTCTGGCTCGAGCAGCACCTGGCGAAGTACCACGGCGCCGTTCTCGCCGTGACCCACGACCGGTACTTCCTCGACCACGTGGCCGAGTGGATCGCCGAGGTCGACCGCGGGCACCTGTACCCGTACGAGGGCAACTACTCGACCTACCTCGAGAAGAAGCGCGAGCGCCTCGAGATCCAGGGCAAGAAGGACGCGAAGCTGGCCAAGCGCCTCTCCGAGGAGCTCGACTGGGTGCGCAGCAACGCCAAGGGGCGTCAGGCCAAGTCGAAGGCCCGTCTGGCCCGCTACGAGGAGATGGCGGCCGAGGCGGAGCGCACGAGGAAGCTCGACTTCGAGGAGATCCAGATCCCGCCGGGGCCGCGCCTCGGTCAGGTCGTCATCGACGCGAAGAACCTCGAGAAGGGCTTCGGCGACCGCAAGCTCATCGACGGCCTCACCTTCACGCTTCCCCGGAACGGCATCGTCGGCGTCATCGGCCCGAACGGTGTCGGCAAGACGACGCTGTTCAAGACGATCGTCGGCCTCGAGCCGCTCGACGGGGGCGACCTGAAGGTCGGCGAGACCGTGCACATCTCGTACGTCGACCAGACCCGCGGCGGGATCGATCCCAACAAGAACGTCTGGGAGGTCGTGTCCGACGGGCTCGACTACATCCAGGTCGGCAAGACCGAGGTGCCGTCGCGCGCCTACGTCTCCACCTTCGGTTTCAAGGGACCGGACCAGCAGAAGAAGGCGGGCGTGCTCTCCGGTGGTGAGCGCAACCGCCTGAACCTCGCCCTCACCCTGAAGCAGGGCGGCAACCTGCTGCTCCTCGACGAGCCGACCAACGACCTGGATGTCGAGACGCTCTCCAGCCTGGAGAACGCCCTGCTCGAGTTCCCCGGCTGCGCGGTGGTCATCACCCACGACCGGTGGTTCCTCGACCGGATCGCGACCCACATCCTCGCCTACGAGGGCACCGAGGAGAACCCGGCCGACTGGTACTGGTTCGAGGGCAACTTCGAGGCATACGAGGAGAACAAGGTCGAGCGTCTAGGCCCCGACGCCGCCAAGCCCCACCGCTCCGCGTATCGCAAGCTCACGCGCGACTGA
- a CDS encoding cation:proton antiporter: protein MEPAVSSVVLVPLLGVLAALLTTAVGRFVKIPLVVFEIVLGLIIGPSVLGWVPETAGLDAIANFGLAFLFFMAGNEIDFPAIAGRPLRRASLVWLFSLVFAIVLATLIAGSIVPGVYVGIALTSTALGTLMPVLRDAGEMHTPFGRVVTAIGAVGEFGPLLAISLFLSGRKPLAAALVLIGFAVIAGAGIWIASRGGHERFHRLVRATLHTSGQFAVRFVVCVIAALVGLSIALGLDMLLGAFAAGVLCRILLSGAKPEDAHHIESKLEAVAFGVLVPVFFINTGIGFDLKALLGDPRALILLPIFLVLLLLLRGIPASFLAPPGSTFRDRAALTLFSATGLPIIVAVTAIGVREHDLQVGTATALVGAGMLSVLLFPLIALTLRRKSADGGVRPADPDAVPIEG from the coding sequence ATGGAACCCGCCGTCTCGAGCGTTGTGCTCGTCCCCCTGCTCGGCGTCCTGGCCGCCCTTCTCACCACCGCGGTCGGGCGGTTCGTCAAGATCCCGCTCGTCGTGTTCGAGATCGTCCTCGGTCTGATCATCGGCCCCAGCGTCCTCGGCTGGGTGCCGGAGACGGCCGGTCTGGATGCGATCGCCAACTTCGGCCTCGCCTTCCTGTTCTTCATGGCGGGCAACGAGATCGACTTTCCGGCCATCGCCGGCCGGCCGCTGCGTCGGGCATCCCTGGTCTGGCTGTTCTCCCTCGTCTTCGCGATCGTGCTGGCCACGCTCATCGCGGGATCCATCGTGCCCGGCGTCTATGTCGGCATCGCTCTCACCTCGACGGCCCTCGGCACCCTGATGCCCGTGTTGCGCGACGCCGGGGAGATGCACACACCGTTCGGCCGGGTCGTCACCGCGATCGGCGCTGTCGGCGAGTTCGGCCCGCTGCTCGCGATCTCGCTGTTCCTCAGCGGCCGGAAGCCACTGGCCGCCGCGCTGGTGCTGATCGGGTTCGCCGTGATCGCCGGAGCAGGGATCTGGATCGCCTCGCGCGGAGGCCACGAGCGATTCCACCGGCTCGTCCGTGCGACGCTGCACACCAGCGGCCAGTTCGCCGTGCGATTCGTGGTGTGCGTCATCGCGGCTCTCGTCGGTCTGAGCATCGCGCTCGGGCTCGACATGCTGCTCGGCGCGTTCGCCGCGGGGGTGCTCTGCCGCATCCTGCTCTCCGGGGCGAAGCCGGAGGACGCCCATCACATCGAGAGCAAGCTCGAGGCCGTCGCCTTCGGCGTGCTGGTGCCGGTGTTCTTCATCAACACGGGCATCGGCTTCGACTTGAAGGCGTTGCTCGGAGACCCGCGGGCGCTGATCCTGCTGCCGATCTTCCTCGTCCTTCTGCTGCTCCTGCGCGGCATCCCGGCGTCGTTCCTGGCGCCGCCGGGCTCGACGTTCCGCGACCGGGCTGCGCTCACGCTGTTCAGCGCGACCGGGCTGCCGATCATCGTCGCCGTGACCGCGATCGGCGTGCGCGAGCACGACCTGCAGGTCGGCACCGCGACGGCCCTGGTCGGAGCGGGCATGCTCTCCGTGCTGCTCTTCCCGCTGATCGCGCTGACCCTCCGCCGGAAGTCCGCCGACGGCGGCGTACGGCCTGCCGATCCGGACGCCGTGCCGATCGAAGGCTGA
- a CDS encoding LysR substrate-binding domain-containing protein, with translation MFDPVLLQTFLAVADTRSFTKAAGRLGISQPTVSQHIRKLEQAAKRQLIARDTREVRLTDNGDAMAGFARTILAAHAEADSYFSGSAMRGRLRFGAADDLAITTLPRILRHFRQQNPQINLELTVDQSGPLHRKLKAGQLDLIFIKQTPGTTEGAVVATDELVWMGQEKTVLDPDGPVPLISYQGPSLSRQAAIDALEAAGRTWRITCNTREVNGVLAAVRAGIGVAVFPRSLIPTDLIKVTNRFGLPELGHVDFTLLSNPSAAREPVDALTTAILARAVSRVA, from the coding sequence ATGTTCGACCCTGTCCTGCTGCAGACCTTCCTTGCCGTCGCCGACACGCGCAGCTTCACCAAGGCCGCCGGGCGGCTGGGCATCAGTCAGCCGACGGTGAGCCAGCACATCCGCAAGCTGGAGCAGGCGGCGAAGCGCCAGCTGATCGCCCGCGACACGCGAGAGGTGCGGCTGACGGACAACGGGGATGCGATGGCCGGCTTCGCCCGCACCATCCTGGCCGCGCACGCCGAGGCGGACAGCTACTTCAGCGGGTCGGCCATGCGCGGGCGTCTGCGCTTCGGGGCGGCCGACGATCTCGCGATCACGACGCTCCCGCGCATCCTGCGCCACTTCCGTCAGCAGAACCCGCAGATCAATCTGGAGCTGACGGTCGATCAGTCCGGCCCGCTGCACCGCAAGCTGAAGGCCGGCCAGCTCGACCTCATCTTCATCAAGCAGACGCCGGGCACGACGGAGGGGGCGGTCGTGGCGACCGACGAGCTCGTGTGGATGGGGCAGGAGAAGACCGTGCTCGATCCCGATGGACCCGTGCCGCTCATCTCCTACCAGGGCCCGAGCCTGAGTCGTCAGGCCGCGATCGACGCCCTGGAGGCCGCGGGCCGCACCTGGCGGATCACCTGCAACACCCGTGAGGTGAACGGCGTGCTCGCCGCCGTCCGGGCAGGGATCGGCGTCGCCGTCTTCCCCCGCTCGCTCATCCCCACCGACCTCATCAAGGTGACGAACCGATTCGGGTTGCCGGAGCTCGGCCACGTCGACTTCACGCTGCTTTCCAACCCGTCGGCCGCGCGGGAGCCGGTGGATGCGCTGACCACCGCGATCCTGGCGCGCGCCGTCAGCCGCGTGGCCTGA
- the nadE gene encoding ammonia-dependent NAD(+) synthetase: MRELQAQIIEELHVRPEIDPAAEVERRVGFLVDYLRSTGAAGFVLGISGGQDSSLAGRLAQLAVERLAAEGTDADFVAVRLPYAVQRDEEDAQLALSFIQPKSSVVFNIQRGTDGVEDEYADALGEPMTDFVKGNVKARIRMVAQYAIAGQRGLLVIGTDHAAEAVTGFFTKYGDGGTDILPLSGLTKRQGKQLLAHLGAPARLYEKAPTADLLDLNPGQTDEDNLGLTYVDIDDFLEGKDVSDEVAEALEARYRATEHKRQPPASLFDSWWGEGAYSR; this comes from the coding sequence ATGCGCGAACTTCAGGCACAGATCATCGAAGAGCTGCACGTCCGTCCCGAGATCGACCCGGCCGCCGAGGTCGAGCGACGCGTCGGCTTCCTGGTCGACTACCTCCGGTCGACGGGTGCGGCCGGTTTCGTCCTCGGAATCAGCGGCGGCCAGGACTCCAGTCTCGCCGGCCGGCTCGCCCAGCTGGCGGTCGAGCGACTGGCCGCGGAGGGGACGGACGCCGACTTCGTCGCGGTCCGTCTGCCGTACGCCGTGCAGCGGGACGAGGAGGACGCGCAGCTGGCGCTGTCCTTCATCCAGCCGAAGAGCTCGGTCGTGTTCAACATCCAGCGCGGCACCGACGGCGTCGAGGACGAGTACGCGGATGCTCTCGGGGAGCCGATGACCGACTTCGTGAAGGGAAACGTGAAGGCCCGGATCCGCATGGTCGCGCAGTACGCGATCGCCGGCCAGCGCGGTCTCCTCGTGATCGGCACCGACCACGCGGCGGAGGCGGTGACCGGTTTCTTCACCAAATATGGCGACGGCGGCACGGACATCCTCCCGCTGAGCGGCCTCACCAAGCGGCAGGGCAAGCAGCTGCTCGCGCACCTGGGTGCGCCCGCCCGGCTGTACGAGAAGGCACCGACGGCCGACCTGCTCGACCTCAACCCGGGCCAGACCGACGAGGACAACCTCGGGCTGACGTACGTCGACATCGACGACTTCCTGGAGGGGAAGGACGTGTCGGACGAGGTCGCGGAGGCGCTGGAGGCGCGATACCGGGCGACCGAGCACAAGCGGCAGCCTCCGGCGAGCCTGTTCGACTCGTGGTGGGGCGAGGGCGCGTACAGCCGCTGA
- the orn gene encoding oligoribonuclease, whose amino-acid sequence MATSSDRLVWIDCEMTGLDLEVDELVEIAVVITDFELNVLDPGLSIVIKPDDSALENMGDFVRQMHTTSGLIEEIPNGKSLAEAEYEVLEYVLKFAPTARTAPLAGNTIGTDRMFIAKYMPRLDNHLHYRNVDVSSIKELARRWFPRIYFNAPEKNGGHRALADILESIRELDYYRSAAFVAPPGPTTEDTQALAAGVVEKWAPRMY is encoded by the coding sequence ATGGCTACTTCCTCGGATCGACTGGTCTGGATCGACTGCGAGATGACCGGCCTCGACCTCGAGGTCGATGAGCTCGTCGAGATCGCGGTGGTCATCACCGACTTCGAGCTGAACGTGCTCGACCCCGGTCTCAGCATCGTCATCAAGCCCGACGACTCCGCGCTCGAGAACATGGGCGACTTCGTCCGGCAGATGCACACCACCTCGGGGCTGATCGAGGAGATCCCGAACGGCAAGAGCCTCGCCGAGGCCGAGTACGAGGTGCTCGAGTACGTGCTGAAGTTCGCGCCGACCGCGCGGACGGCCCCGCTCGCCGGCAACACGATCGGCACCGACCGCATGTTCATCGCCAAGTACATGCCGAGGCTCGACAACCACCTGCACTACCGCAACGTGGATGTGTCGTCGATCAAGGAGCTTGCCCGCCGCTGGTTCCCGCGCATCTACTTCAACGCCCCCGAGAAGAACGGCGGCCACCGGGCGCTCGCCGACATCCTCGAGTCGATCCGCGAGCTCGACTACTACCGCTCGGCTGCGTTCGTCGCCCCGCCCGGGCCCACCACGGAGGACACCCAGGCCTTGGCCGCGGGCGTGGTGGAAAAATGGGCTCCCCGCATGTACTAG
- a CDS encoding thioesterase family protein, whose translation MRLHVPIKLRWSDLDAYGHVNNAEMLRLLEEARIEAFWATDDSSGDTSGVAAGSGEAVGGSTAVLDGRPGADTLTLIARQEIEYLAPIPYLRQPLDVQLWLGRLGGASLEVCYEVWSPEGTEPKTLFTRAATTIVLVDATTQRPRRINERERDAWTPYLDEPVAFAKRS comes from the coding sequence ATGCGACTGCACGTCCCGATCAAGCTCCGCTGGAGCGACCTCGACGCCTACGGCCACGTGAACAACGCCGAGATGCTGCGCCTCCTGGAGGAGGCGCGCATCGAGGCGTTCTGGGCGACCGACGACTCCAGCGGCGACACGAGCGGCGTGGCGGCGGGAAGCGGCGAGGCCGTCGGCGGGTCGACCGCTGTCCTCGACGGCCGTCCGGGCGCAGACACCCTGACGCTGATCGCGCGGCAGGAGATCGAGTACCTGGCGCCCATCCCGTACCTCCGCCAACCGCTCGACGTGCAGCTCTGGCTGGGCCGCCTCGGCGGCGCGAGCCTCGAAGTCTGCTACGAGGTGTGGTCGCCGGAGGGCACGGAGCCGAAGACGCTGTTCACGCGCGCGGCCACGACGATCGTGCTCGTCGACGCGACCACGCAGAGGCCGCGCCGGATCAACGAGCGCGAGCGGGATGCCTGGACGCCGTACCTCGACGAGCCCGTGGCGTTCGCCAAGCGGTCCTAG
- a CDS encoding single-stranded DNA-binding protein, whose amino-acid sequence MSDTVAVRGFVATEPRHLVTEGGLPITSFRLVTTHRRYNRQASSWEDGGSNWYTVSAFRRLALGTAESITKGDPVLVAGRLCLREWSGEKQGMTVEIEAESIGHDLTWGRSRFTRAAAADTDGDPSPAPPEGIPAAAP is encoded by the coding sequence ATGTCCGATACCGTTGCGGTCCGCGGCTTCGTCGCCACCGAGCCCCGTCACCTGGTCACCGAAGGCGGGCTGCCGATCACGAGCTTCCGGCTCGTCACCACGCACCGCCGCTACAACCGCCAGGCGTCTTCGTGGGAAGACGGCGGCAGCAACTGGTACACCGTGAGCGCCTTCCGGCGTCTCGCGCTGGGCACGGCGGAGTCCATCACCAAGGGTGACCCGGTGCTGGTCGCCGGGCGACTGTGCCTGCGCGAGTGGTCGGGTGAGAAGCAGGGGATGACGGTCGAGATCGAGGCGGAGTCCATCGGGCACGACCTCACCTGGGGGCGATCACGGTTCACACGGGCGGCCGCAGCGGATACCGACGGTGATCCCTCACCGGCGCCTCCCGAGGGAATCCCAGCGGCGGCACCCTAA
- a CDS encoding SGNH/GDSL hydrolase family protein: MSRTTFTRYVALGDSLTEGLCDRAPGHADAFLGWADRLAGILDGDARLAGASLEFANLAVRGRRIADVVDAQIPHALDLRPDLVSVMIGGNDLMSPAADPDALATRLEAGIRDLRAAGTTVLLANIFDPQFAFFLKPFRGRAAVFNANIWSIARDQRAIVLDVWGVREFRDPAMWASDRVHLSTRGHRLLAAQAAHALGVPYAEVSGPETTVAPEATAPVPPDSVPFRTWLRVYAIPWIARRVRHVSTGDGMGPKLPVPQRVDFGALSGPVGLSGPVGGQH, from the coding sequence GTGAGCCGAACGACCTTCACGCGCTACGTCGCCCTCGGAGACTCGCTCACCGAGGGCCTCTGCGACCGCGCCCCCGGGCACGCGGACGCCTTCCTCGGCTGGGCCGACCGCCTGGCCGGAATCCTCGACGGCGACGCCCGGCTCGCCGGCGCCTCGCTGGAGTTCGCCAACCTGGCCGTGCGCGGCCGCCGCATCGCCGACGTGGTGGATGCGCAGATCCCGCACGCGCTCGACCTCCGGCCCGACCTCGTCTCCGTGATGATCGGCGGGAACGACCTGATGAGCCCCGCGGCCGACCCGGACGCGCTCGCCACCCGGCTCGAAGCGGGGATCCGCGACCTCCGCGCCGCGGGGACGACCGTCCTGCTCGCCAACATCTTCGACCCGCAGTTCGCCTTCTTCCTCAAGCCGTTCAGAGGGCGCGCGGCCGTCTTCAACGCGAACATCTGGAGCATCGCGCGGGACCAGCGCGCGATCGTGCTCGACGTGTGGGGCGTGCGCGAGTTCCGCGACCCCGCGATGTGGGCGTCCGACCGGGTGCACCTGAGCACGCGCGGTCACCGGCTGCTCGCGGCGCAGGCCGCCCACGCGTTGGGGGTGCCGTACGCGGAGGTGAGCGGGCCGGAGACGACGGTCGCCCCGGAGGCGACGGCGCCGGTGCCGCCCGACTCGGTGCCGTTCCGGACCTGGCTGCGGGTGTACGCCATCCCGTGGATCGCCCGGCGGGTGCGGCACGTGTCGACCGGCGACGGGATGGGGCCGAAGCTCCCGGTGCCGCAGCGGGTCGACTTCGGGGCCCTGTCCGGCCCTGTCGGCCTGTCCGGCCCTGTCGGAGGCCAGCATTAG
- a CDS encoding DUF6993 domain-containing protein: MPSSVVRRTGSPVASALTLVAGLTVALALAGCTASTPKASATPTATPMATSTATPTPAGLVPGGTAQENLAYFDTVNHATLAANPNAQGRDFIDALVKAGFAKADMQVTVDTTTIGLKANSIQFSVRMGDSCLIGQNGADAGGYSSMVTPVLSTGNCLIGQTRPIEW; this comes from the coding sequence ATGCCGTCTTCCGTAGTCCGCCGGACCGGTTCGCCCGTTGCTTCCGCTCTCACCCTGGTGGCCGGACTGACCGTGGCTCTCGCTCTCGCCGGGTGCACCGCATCCACGCCGAAAGCGTCTGCGACGCCCACGGCGACGCCGATGGCGACGAGCACGGCCACACCGACGCCGGCTGGTCTGGTGCCGGGCGGCACGGCGCAGGAGAACCTCGCCTACTTCGACACGGTGAACCACGCGACGCTTGCGGCGAACCCGAACGCCCAGGGTCGCGACTTCATCGACGCGCTTGTCAAGGCCGGTTTCGCCAAGGCCGACATGCAGGTGACCGTCGATACGACGACCATCGGGCTGAAGGCGAACTCGATCCAGTTCTCGGTGCGGATGGGCGACAGCTGCCTGATCGGCCAGAACGGCGCCGACGCGGGCGGCTACTCCAGCATGGTGACGCCCGTGCTGTCCACCGGGAACTGCCTCATCGGGCAGACCCGTCCGATCGAGTGGTAG